In the genome of Delphinus delphis chromosome 15, mDelDel1.2, whole genome shotgun sequence, one region contains:
- the LITAF gene encoding lipopolysaccharide-induced tumor necrosis factor-alpha factor isoform X1: MSNRDGNSGKMSAPGSYQAAAGPSSVPTAPPSYEETVSVNSYYPTPPAPMPGPTTGLMTGPDGKGMNPPGYYTQPVPVPNANAIAVQTVYVQQPISFFDRPVQMCCPSCNKMIVTQLSYNAGALTWLSCGSLCLLGCVVGCCFIPFCVDALQDVDHYCPNCKALLGTYKRL; encoded by the exons GTAAAATGTCTGCTCCAGGATCCTACCAGGCGGCTGCTGGACCTTCCTCGGTGCCAACTGCGCCCCCATCCTATGAAGAGACAGTTTCTGTTAACAGTTACTACCCCACACCTCCAGCACCCATGCCTGGGCCGACCACGGGGCTCATGACGGGCCCAGATGGGAAGGGCATGAATCCGCCTGGGTACTATACCCAGCCAGTGCCCGTCCCCAATGCCAATGCAA TTGCTGTGCAGACAGTCTACGTGCAGCAGCCCATCTCCTTTTTCGACCGCCCAGTCCAGATGTGTTGTCCTTCCTGCAACAAGATGATCGTGACTCAGCTGTCCTATAATGCCGGCGCCCTCACCTGGCTCTCCTGCGGGAGCCTGTGCCTGTTGGG GTGCGTCGTGGGCTGCTGCTTCATCCCTTTCTGTGTGGACGCCCTGCAGGATGTGGACCACTACTGTCCCAACTGCAAAGCTCTCCTGGGCACCTACAAGCGTTTGTAG
- the LITAF gene encoding lipopolysaccharide-induced tumor necrosis factor-alpha factor isoform X2 produces MSAPGSYQAAAGPSSVPTAPPSYEETVSVNSYYPTPPAPMPGPTTGLMTGPDGKGMNPPGYYTQPVPVPNANAIAVQTVYVQQPISFFDRPVQMCCPSCNKMIVTQLSYNAGALTWLSCGSLCLLGCVVGCCFIPFCVDALQDVDHYCPNCKALLGTYKRL; encoded by the exons ATGTCTGCTCCAGGATCCTACCAGGCGGCTGCTGGACCTTCCTCGGTGCCAACTGCGCCCCCATCCTATGAAGAGACAGTTTCTGTTAACAGTTACTACCCCACACCTCCAGCACCCATGCCTGGGCCGACCACGGGGCTCATGACGGGCCCAGATGGGAAGGGCATGAATCCGCCTGGGTACTATACCCAGCCAGTGCCCGTCCCCAATGCCAATGCAA TTGCTGTGCAGACAGTCTACGTGCAGCAGCCCATCTCCTTTTTCGACCGCCCAGTCCAGATGTGTTGTCCTTCCTGCAACAAGATGATCGTGACTCAGCTGTCCTATAATGCCGGCGCCCTCACCTGGCTCTCCTGCGGGAGCCTGTGCCTGTTGGG GTGCGTCGTGGGCTGCTGCTTCATCCCTTTCTGTGTGGACGCCCTGCAGGATGTGGACCACTACTGTCCCAACTGCAAAGCTCTCCTGGGCACCTACAAGCGTTTGTAG